A part of Spirochaetota bacterium genomic DNA contains:
- a CDS encoding ABC-F family ATP-binding cassette domain-containing protein has translation MPIISATALAKGFGEKTVFSDVSFGMDRGEKIALIGINGTGKSTLLRILAGREKQDSGNIIFERGLSISYLPQNIQYDPASTVIEHIFSRATPEAKAIRRYEACLEAMQHSETPALQHELGEVMDSIESLNAWDYERRIRAVLDTFGIDNLLQPMSELSGGMRKKVALAEVIISEADLLILDEPTNHLDIATILWLEDYLMRSVQSVFVVSHDRYFLDAVASGVFELWRGGLYRYDGNYDYYLEKKSEFENDRVREDERVASVLRRELEWLKRGPKARSTKQKARIDRAEALKEHQWYEADAVVDISLATSRQGGKVIDCHKVDKAFPEATIMNGFSYRFAKGERIGIIGGNGSGKTTLLNLLSGRLSPDSGRVDIGETTRIGFFDQTSMHLRDDMRILEFIRESGESAVLDDGERVTASDMLGRFLFPSSMHYSRIAELSGGEKRRLYLLSVLMRTPNVLMFDEPTNDLDIKTLSILEDYLLTFKGTVFLVSHDRCFMDHVVNDLFILDGSGIVKRFTGSYTEYLVQKREQDALQEREGRDRSKRVKAPEKTPEAERKKLTWKETQRLKELEALVGLLENEKRGINDIFTAGTADPKTIAEYSARYKVIEKELNDLIPEWEALVALG, from the coding sequence ATGCCAATAATATCCGCGACAGCGCTTGCCAAGGGTTTCGGCGAAAAGACCGTGTTCTCCGATGTTTCGTTCGGGATGGACCGCGGCGAGAAGATAGCGCTCATCGGGATAAACGGCACGGGGAAGAGCACGCTCCTTCGCATACTTGCCGGGCGCGAAAAGCAGGATAGCGGGAATATCATCTTCGAGCGCGGACTTTCGATATCATATCTTCCCCAGAACATACAGTACGACCCGGCATCCACGGTCATTGAGCATATATTTAGCCGCGCGACGCCCGAGGCGAAGGCGATACGCCGCTACGAAGCCTGCCTTGAGGCGATGCAGCACAGCGAAACACCCGCGCTCCAGCATGAGCTCGGGGAGGTGATGGATTCGATAGAATCGCTTAACGCATGGGACTATGAGCGGCGCATACGCGCTGTCCTCGATACGTTCGGCATTGATAATCTATTGCAGCCCATGAGCGAGCTTTCCGGCGGCATGCGGAAAAAGGTGGCGCTCGCCGAGGTCATCATTTCGGAGGCGGATCTCCTCATACTCGATGAACCGACGAATCACCTGGATATCGCGACGATACTCTGGCTTGAGGATTATCTCATGAGGTCCGTGCAGTCGGTATTCGTCGTTTCGCATGACCGCTATTTTCTCGATGCTGTCGCGTCGGGCGTTTTCGAGCTCTGGCGCGGGGGGCTCTACCGCTACGACGGGAATTACGATTATTACCTTGAGAAAAAAAGCGAGTTTGAAAATGACCGTGTACGCGAGGACGAACGCGTAGCCTCCGTGCTCCGGCGCGAGCTTGAGTGGCTTAAGCGCGGTCCGAAGGCGCGCTCGACGAAACAAAAGGCGCGTATCGACCGGGCAGAAGCGCTCAAGGAGCATCAATGGTATGAGGCCGACGCTGTCGTCGATATCTCGCTCGCAACATCGCGGCAGGGCGGGAAGGTCATCGATTGTCACAAGGTAGACAAGGCGTTCCCTGAAGCGACCATCATGAACGGATTCTCATACCGCTTCGCGAAAGGCGAGCGAATCGGCATCATCGGCGGGAACGGTTCGGGGAAGACGACGCTCCTCAATCTGCTCTCCGGAAGGCTCTCGCCCGATAGCGGGCGTGTCGATATCGGCGAGACGACGCGCATCGGCTTCTTCGATCAGACATCGATGCATCTGCGCGACGATATGCGCATACTGGAATTCATACGCGAGTCGGGTGAGTCGGCGGTGCTCGATGACGGCGAACGCGTGACCGCATCCGACATGCTCGGGCGCTTCCTTTTTCCATCGTCCATGCATTACTCGCGCATCGCCGAACTGTCCGGCGGTGAAAAACGGCGGCTGTATCTGCTCTCCGTGCTCATGCGCACGCCCAATGTGCTCATGTTCGATGAGCCGACGAATGACCTGGATATTAAGACGCTCTCGATACTTGAGGACTATCTCCTTACGTTCAAGGGAACCGTGTTCCTCGTATCGCATGACCGCTGCTTCATGGACCATGTGGTCAACGATCTCTTCATCCTTGACGGGAGCGGCATAGTCAAGCGCTTCACCGGCTCCTATACCGAATATCTTGTGCAAAAGCGTGAACAGGATGCGTTGCAGGAGCGTGAGGGCCGCGATCGATCGAAGCGCGTGAAAGCGCCGGAAAAGACGCCTGAGGCGGAGCGCAAAAAACTGACCTGGAAAGAGACACAGCGGCTTAAGGAGCTTGAGGCACTGGTAGGCTTGCTTGAGAACGAGAAACGGGGGATCAACGATATTTTCACTGCCGGCACCGCGGACCCGAAGACCATCGCCGAATATTCCGCACGGTATAAAGTGATAGAGAAGGAATTGAACGATCTCATACCGGAATGGGAGGCGCTTGTCGCTCTCGGCTGA
- a CDS encoding pyrimidine/purine nucleoside phosphorylase — protein sequence MKHNTYFDGNVQSLSLSTGDGDATVGVIAPGTFEFSTTSDERMAIVSGVLHAEVPGLSPRLYKAGEHFIVPANSKFKVTAERDVAYLCHYRK from the coding sequence ATGAAACACAACACGTATTTTGACGGCAATGTCCAGAGCCTCTCGCTCAGCACCGGGGACGGCGATGCCACCGTCGGCGTCATAGCGCCGGGAACGTTCGAATTCTCAACGACAAGCGATGAGCGCATGGCCATCGTGTCGGGTGTGCTCCACGCGGAGGTGCCCGGGCTCTCGCCGCGATTGTACAAGGCCGGCGAGCATTTCATCGTGCCGGCGAACTCGAAATTCAAAGTTACGGCGGAACGCGACGTCGCCTATCTCTGCCACTACAGGAAATAG